The stretch of DNA AACGCATCAACAAAAGTTTTGAAACCCTCAGTCGCGGCTTTGATCTTAATAGCTGCGCTTTTTTTATAGATAAAATAACAGGGCAGATTGCACATAATGTATAGATGTTGTATGCAACGTCTCTACTCCTCACCCAATTAAACTGTGGATATTTCTGTCTTAGTCAAAACATTTGTAGCTGTGTTTGTCCTTGCTGATGCAATAGGTAATTTACCCATTGTGATGGTTCTGACTAAAGGCATGGAACCAGAACAAAAAAGCGGTGTTGTAGATAGAGCTACTTTAGTAGCTACAGCAGTACTGCTACTATTCGCTTTTACGGGTCAATGGATTCTGAAATACTTAGATATCAGTATGGGTTCTTTGCGGGTAGCTGGAGGACTACTGCTGTTGATTGTTGCTTTAAAAATGCTGGAAGGAGAATTAGATACACCCGTTGTAGAGCAGCAGCGAGATGTGGCAATTACTCCCTTAGCTTTGCCGTTGTTGGCTGGGCCAGGAACACTAACTACAGTGATGCTATTGATGTCTGAATCTCCTGATCCTTATGCTCATTTAAGCGTAGCGATCGGAATTGTATCGGCAATGTTTGTGAGTTGGTTGATTATACGTCTGTCAGACCAAGTTGACAAATTGATTGGTCAATCTGGCGCAGTTATTATCACCAAGTTGTTAGGTTTTTTG from Oculatellaceae cyanobacterium encodes:
- a CDS encoding MarC family protein, with the translated sequence MDISVLVKTFVAVFVLADAIGNLPIVMVLTKGMEPEQKSGVVDRATLVATAVLLLFAFTGQWILKYLDISMGSLRVAGGLLLLIVALKMLEGELDTPVVEQQRDVAITPLALPLLAGPGTLTTVMLLMSESPDPYAHLSVAIGIVSAMFVSWLIIRLSDQVDKLIGQSGAVIITKLLGFLLAALAVEISSAGIRELFLS